Below is a window of Thermoanaerobaculia bacterium DNA.
ATTTTTCGAAGAGCTGGAAGGGATATCAGCTCCGGTTCCTGCAGTGGGACCGCTACAAGACGCAGAAAGACGTCGCGGCGGCGCGCGAGAAGGTCTCGCGCGGGGAGTACGCCGCCGCGCAGGCCGAGCTCCGGCAGGCCGACGCCGAGGAGGCGGAAAACCGGCGGCAGATCGCGGAGCTCGAGAAGAAGATCAAGGACACGGACGCGGTGCGCTACCGCGACGACCAGAATTACCGGTTCCAGAAGGCCGTCGTCGATACGGCGAGGTACGAGCTCGAGGTCGCGGAGGATTCCGGCAAGTCGTCGCGCATCCGCGACCGGCAGAAGAATTTCGACGACCTCGCGGCGGACCTGAAGCAGAAGCAGCTGAAGCTCCAGGCTTCGACCGCGCAGCTCGACGCGTTCAAGTCGCAGCGCGACGCGCTCACGGCGAAGGCGGCCGACGCCGACAAGAAGAAAAAGACGCTGCTCGCGAACTTCGACCTCGCCGCGAAGAAGCTCACGACCCTCCGGGAGGACCCCGTCTTCAAGGCGCGCAACGCGCCGATCCTCGACATGGTGAACCCGTCGCTCAAGATCCAGCAGGTGATCCTGCCGGACCTCTTCAACGACGTGAACTTCATGAAGATCCCGAGGGTCGACCGCTGCGAGTCCTGCCACATCGCGGCCGACAAGAAGGGGTACACGCCCGACGTCCTGCCGAAGCTCCCGGAGGTCTTCCAGAGCCACTCGAACCTGCCGTTGATCCTCGGCTCGGAATCGCCGCACCCGCTGCCCGACTTCGGCTGCACGTCGTGCCACGGCGGGCACGACCGGTCGACGTCCTTCTTCCACACCGCGCACCAGCCCTCGTCGAAGGCGGAGGAGGGCCGCTGGAAGAAGAAGTACGGGTGGGAGCTCGACGAGTTCGTCGAGATGCCGATCTACCCGATCGAATACGCGCAGGCCGGGTGCTACCGCTGCCACGCGCAGGAGACGAACTTCCCGCTGGCGCCGCGGCTCGACGCCGGGATGCGCGTGATCGAGGGCCTCGGCTGCTGGGGATGCCACCGCATCAAGGGGCTCGAGGCCCAGAACCTGCCGAAGGTCGGCCCGTCGCTCGAGAAGGTCGCGGCGAAGGTCTCTCCCGACTGGGCGATCCGCTGGATCTCGAACCCGGCCGTCTTCCGCCCGAACACGAAGATGCCGCGCTTCTTCTATCTCGACAACTTCGTGCGCACGGAGGGGATCGACCCGAAGACCGGCCGCTACCGGACGCCCAACCGGCTCCAGCGGCAGGACGATGAGGCGGGGCGCCGGATGAACGACACGATGATCCGCGCGATCGCCTCCTACATCTTCGAGAAGAGCCAGAAGCCGGCGGTCCCCGCGCTCGGGCTCTCCGGCGACGCCGCGCACGGCAAGTGGCTGTTCGAGAATCGCGGCTGCCAGGGATGCCACATCCTCGACCCGAACGCGAAGCGCGACCTCATCGGCACGTACCGCCAGTTCGGGCCGAACCTCGCCGGAATCGGCTCGAAGACGACGCCCGACTGGATCGCGATGTGGGTCAAGGACCCGAAAGCCTGGAATCCCGAGACGAAGATGCCGAACCTGCGCCTGACCGACCCGGAGGCGGCGGACCTCGCGGCGTACCTCTCGCAGCAGAAGGCGCCGCCCGCGTTCGACGCCGAGCCGATCCCCGCGGTCGACAAGGCCTCGCTCGACAGGGTCTCGATGTACTTCGAGACGACCACGAAATCGATCGTCGACGCGCAGAACGACCTCGCGAAGATGACGATGCCGCAGGAGCTCTCCTACGCCGGCGAGAAGCTGATCGGCCACTACGGCTGCTACGCGTGCCACGCGATCCCCGGGTTCGAGGAAGCCAAGCCGATCGGCACCGAGCTTTCGGAATGGGGGAACAAGGCGGTCCACCGGCTCGACTTCGGTTTCATCGACATCGACCACACGCGGCAGGACTGGCTCCGCACGAAGCTCACGAACACCCGCATCTACGACCAGGACAAGGTCCGCGGCTGGGAGGAGAAGCTCAAGATGCCGCTCTTCTCCTTCTCCGAGGAGGAGAAGACCGACATCGTCACGGCCGTCCTCGGGTTCCAGAAGGACGACATGGCCGACGCCAAGCGCAAGCACCTCTCCCCGGACGAGGCGGCGATCGAGCGCGGCCGGCGGATCGTCAAGGATCACAACTGCCAGGGATGCCACGTGATCGAGGGGAAGGGAGGCTCGATCCGCGAGACCATGGCGGACGTGTCGTTCGCCCCGCCGATCATCAAGGGCGAGGGAGCGAAGGTCCAGAGCGACTGGCTGTTCGAGTTCCTGAACCGCCCGCAGACCGGGCAGATCCGGCCGTGGCTCCAGGTCCACATGCCGACCTTCGGCTTCACCGACGCGCAGCTCAACGACCTGACGAAGTACTTCGCGGCGCTCTCGAAGGCGTCGTATCCGTTCGTCCTCCCCCAGAGCACGCCCGACGCGATGTCGGTCGCCGCG
It encodes the following:
- a CDS encoding c-type cytochrome, giving the protein MPRKPPAEPIDHHYDIPKLTRVFALSGLIVLITSVAMIWTDYASGWNFSKSWKGYQLRFLQWDRYKTQKDVAAAREKVSRGEYAAAQAELRQADAEEAENRRQIAELEKKIKDTDAVRYRDDQNYRFQKAVVDTARYELEVAEDSGKSSRIRDRQKNFDDLAADLKQKQLKLQASTAQLDAFKSQRDALTAKAADADKKKKTLLANFDLAAKKLTTLREDPVFKARNAPILDMVNPSLKIQQVILPDLFNDVNFMKIPRVDRCESCHIAADKKGYTPDVLPKLPEVFQSHSNLPLILGSESPHPLPDFGCTSCHGGHDRSTSFFHTAHQPSSKAEEGRWKKKYGWELDEFVEMPIYPIEYAQAGCYRCHAQETNFPLAPRLDAGMRVIEGLGCWGCHRIKGLEAQNLPKVGPSLEKVAAKVSPDWAIRWISNPAVFRPNTKMPRFFYLDNFVRTEGIDPKTGRYRTPNRLQRQDDEAGRRMNDTMIRAIASYIFEKSQKPAVPALGLSGDAAHGKWLFENRGCQGCHILDPNAKRDLIGTYRQFGPNLAGIGSKTTPDWIAMWVKDPKAWNPETKMPNLRLTDPEAADLAAYLSQQKAPPAFDAEPIPAVDKASLDRVSMYFETTTKSIVDAQNDLAKMTMPQELSYAGEKLIGHYGCYACHAIPGFEEAKPIGTELSEWGNKAVHRLDFGFIDIDHTRQDWLRTKLTNTRIYDQDKVRGWEEKLKMPLFSFSEEEKTDIVTAVLGFQKDDMADAKRKHLSPDEAAIERGRRIVKDHNCQGCHVIEGKGGSIRETMADVSFAPPIIKGEGAKVQSDWLFEFLNRPQTGQIRPWLQVHMPTFGFTDAQLNDLTKYFAALSKASYPFVLPQSTPDAMSVAAGKKVFEMYRCAQCHPRSQQEADKVEDKSSLAPNLEMAHSRLRHDWINDWISRPDEWMPGTRMPTNFPKDDTTGQRYVTLALGWDSPQIAKDRAELEKMMGGPQAASEFIHSVDRVTKALRDYVWSIGGNEPPAAASSAASAASPAGAATRARRTASRGAAR